The nucleotide sequence TGAAGAAGCGCCAGGTGAAGTTGAATTATACCAAGGCCGTTATTACAAATCATACCGCGGTATGGGCTCATTAGGCGCAATGAACCAAAAAGAAGGTTCATCGGATCGTTACTTCCAAAAATCAGACGAAGCAGACAAATTAGTACCAGAAGGTATTGAAGGTCGTGTTGCTTATAAAGGTCCGATGGCAGCAATTATTCACCAACAAATTGGTGGTATCCGCAGTGCAATGGGGTTAACTGGTTCTGCCACTATCGAAGAAATGCGCACTAAACCACAGTTTGTGAAAATCACATCTGCAGGTATGGGCGAGTCGCATGTGCACGACGTAACCATTACCAAAGAAGCGCCTAATTATCGCCTAGGTTAGTTAATGGGGTTGGTTATTTGTCCCTACTTCAGCTTTTAATGTACTCATTTGCTAAAGCAAACTCCGTGCAATAAAAGCTGAATTAGAACCAAATTCCACAACCCAAAAAACTTACGAAATAAAAGCGAAACTACATTTAATATTTGAGAGCAGCAATCGTTGCTTTTAAATCAAAAAAGAGAAAAGACTATGAGTCAAGACATTCATGATCATCGAATTCTAATTTTAGATTTCGGTTCACAATACACTCAACTTATTGCTCGTCGCGTACGTGAAATTGGCGTTTACTGTGAGCTATGGGCTTGGGACGTTACTGAAGAGCAAATTAAAGGTTTTAATCCATCAGGTATTATTTTAGCTGGTGGCCCTGAGTCAGTAACTGAAGATAATTCACCGCGTGCTCCAGAATATGTATTCAATGCTGGCGTTCCAGTATTTGGTATTTGTTACGGCATGCAAACAATGGCTGAGCAACTAGGCGGCGGTGTGCAAAGTTCAGAGCACAAAGAGTTTGGTTATGCTGCAGTTGAAGTGATTGCTCAATCTGAGTTATTCAAGAACATTGAAGATGCTGTTGGTGACAATGGTAACGCTACATTAGACGTTTGGATGAGTCACGGTGATAAAGTATCAGCTATTCCAGAAGGTTTCAGTACTATCGCGCAAACTCCTAGCTGTGCTTATGCTGCTATGGCGAATGAAGAGAAGAAATTCTACGGCGTACAGTTCCACCCAGAAGTAACGCATACTAAACAAGGCATGCGTATTCTTGAGCACTTCGTTATTGATATTTGTCAGTGTGAGAAGCTTTGGACTTCGGCATCAATCATTGAAGATGCAATTGCCAAGATGAAAGCACAAGTTGGTGATGACGAAGTGGTACTTGGTTTATCAGGCGGTGTTGATTCATCAGTAGTAGCGATGCTTTTACATCGCGCAATTGGCGACAAGTTAACTTGTGTATTCGTTGATAACGGCTTACTGCGTTTAAACGAAGGGCAACAAGTGATGGATATGTTTGGCGACCACTTTGGTTTAAACATCATTCACGTTGACGCTGAAAACCGTTTCTTAGATCGTATGGCCGGCGAAAGTGATCCAGAAGCGAAACGTAAGATCATTGGTAACGTGTTTGTTGAAATCTTCGAC is from Thalassotalea crassostreae and encodes:
- the guaA gene encoding glutamine-hydrolyzing GMP synthase produces the protein MSQDIHDHRILILDFGSQYTQLIARRVREIGVYCELWAWDVTEEQIKGFNPSGIILAGGPESVTEDNSPRAPEYVFNAGVPVFGICYGMQTMAEQLGGGVQSSEHKEFGYAAVEVIAQSELFKNIEDAVGDNGNATLDVWMSHGDKVSAIPEGFSTIAQTPSCAYAAMANEEKKFYGVQFHPEVTHTKQGMRILEHFVIDICQCEKLWTSASIIEDAIAKMKAQVGDDEVVLGLSGGVDSSVVAMLLHRAIGDKLTCVFVDNGLLRLNEGQQVMDMFGDHFGLNIIHVDAENRFLDRMAGESDPEAKRKIIGNVFVEIFDEEASKLTNAKWLAQGTIYPDVIESAASATGKAHVIKSHHNVGGLPEDMELGLVEPLRELFKDEVRKIGLELGLPYNMLYRHPFPGPGLGVRVLGEVKKEYCDLLRRADHIFIEELHNYDLYNKVSQAFTVFLPVRSVGVMGDGRKYDWVVSLRAVETIDFMTAHWAHLPYDFLGHVSNRIINEIDGISRVVYDISGKPPATIEWE